In Paenibacillus sonchi, a single genomic region encodes these proteins:
- a CDS encoding GNAT family N-acetyltransferase, whose amino-acid sequence MNSAGQISLRLYEEKYKEDLLAFELPPEQAEFTGLPEETLSEAVANPGKTAVVIVQEEQAAGFFVLHRGGGIADFYPNTTGAILLRAFLINYASQGQGIAKAALVLLPGFIRTHFPWVREIVLAVNERNIAAASLYSRAGFLDKGLRRSGGKGPQKVLQYGLDKPLVEIHSSSGFM is encoded by the coding sequence ATGAACAGTGCAGGGCAGATTTCTTTGCGTTTATATGAAGAAAAGTACAAGGAAGACCTGCTTGCCTTTGAGCTGCCGCCCGAGCAGGCGGAGTTCACCGGATTGCCGGAAGAGACTTTGTCTGAAGCTGTAGCAAATCCCGGCAAAACTGCGGTTGTCATTGTCCAGGAGGAACAGGCGGCAGGCTTTTTTGTCCTTCACCGTGGAGGAGGTATTGCGGACTTTTACCCCAATACAACCGGGGCCATACTGCTGCGTGCGTTCCTGATTAACTATGCCAGCCAAGGCCAGGGCATAGCCAAAGCCGCACTGGTGCTGCTGCCGGGCTTCATCAGAACTCATTTTCCTTGGGTCCGCGAAATTGTACTTGCTGTCAACGAGCGGAATATCGCTGCGGCAAGCCTTTACTCCAGAGCAGGCTTCCTTGATAAAGGACTCCGCCGCAGCGGGGGCAAGGGGCCGCAGAAGGTGCTTCAATACGGATTAGACAAGCCATTGGTGGAAATTCATTCTTCCTCGGGGTTTATGTAA
- a CDS encoding putative holin-like toxin, producing the protein MILLYNSVHEQQLHSLEEVKVMDVKDAITLMFMFGMFILALLGYIKKK; encoded by the coding sequence ATGATTCTCTTGTACAACAGTGTTCATGAGCAGCAGCTGCACTCCCTGGAGGAGGTGAAGGTAATGGACGTTAAAGATGCTATTACCCTAATGTTCATGTTCGGTATGTTCATCTTGGCACTGCTTGGCTACATTAAAAAGAAATAG
- a CDS encoding alpha/beta fold hydrolase: MRENTFKMTDPLGVAIHVYEWLPEPEAPVRGIVQIAHGMCETAARYARFAAALTGAGYAVYANDHRGHGQTAGRVELLGDTGENGFYWMRRNLLQLAGIARSRHEGLPIFLLAHSMGSFLAQKLMCEEGRDIYAGFILSGTNGPRTMLRLGESLAGLQFRLQGKRHRSVLLNGIVFGPYNRSFTPVRTAFDWLSSDTQEVDRFIADPFCGAICTTRFFRDFFRLLRDIHSRETLVTLCKDKPVYLFAGAKDPVGMNGQGVLRLAEIYREQGISDVEYRLYPEGRHEMLNEVNRDEVTADVLDWLVRHLPAESLLLQPVAP; encoded by the coding sequence ATGAGGGAAAACACTTTTAAGATGACCGATCCGCTGGGGGTCGCCATCCATGTATATGAATGGCTGCCGGAACCGGAGGCTCCGGTCAGGGGGATTGTCCAGATTGCCCACGGCATGTGTGAAACGGCTGCCCGGTATGCCCGGTTTGCAGCGGCGCTCACAGGAGCAGGCTATGCGGTATATGCCAATGACCACCGCGGCCACGGGCAAACCGCAGGCCGGGTTGAACTGCTCGGCGATACCGGCGAGAATGGATTCTACTGGATGCGGCGCAATCTGCTCCAGCTCGCCGGAATCGCCCGCTCCCGGCATGAGGGCCTGCCGATCTTCCTGCTGGCCCACAGCATGGGCTCCTTTCTGGCACAGAAGCTGATGTGCGAGGAAGGCCGTGACATCTATGCCGGATTCATTCTCAGCGGCACTAACGGGCCGCGCACGATGCTCCGGCTCGGAGAATCACTGGCGGGGCTGCAATTCAGGCTGCAGGGGAAGCGCCACCGCAGTGTTCTGCTGAACGGTATTGTTTTTGGCCCGTATAACCGGTCTTTCACACCGGTGAGGACCGCTTTTGACTGGCTGAGCAGTGATACGCAGGAGGTAGACCGCTTCATAGCTGATCCGTTCTGCGGAGCGATTTGCACCACCCGGTTCTTCCGCGATTTCTTCCGGCTGCTGCGGGATATCCATTCCAGGGAAACGCTGGTTACCCTGTGCAAGGATAAGCCGGTATATCTGTTCGCCGGAGCCAAAGACCCGGTCGGCATGAACGGTCAAGGCGTGCTGCGCCTGGCGGAGATCTACCGGGAGCAAGGAATTTCAGATGTGGAATACAGGCTGTATCCCGAAGGCAGGCATGAAATGCTCAACGAGGTCAACCGGGATGAGGTGACTGCGGATGTGCTGGACTGGCTCGTCCGGCATCTTCCGGCGGAATCCCTGCTGCTTCAGCCGGTTGCTCCTTAG
- a CDS encoding type I phosphomannose isomerase catalytic subunit, with the protein MTKPYPLKFQPEFKERVWGGRALEKFGLELPEGHIGEGWMIADHPNGTSSVLNGELAGQGLDQIRGQFGHEWFGSKGSPKDGGRFPLLIKLLDCNDNLSVQVHPTDDYEGLPKGELGKTEMWYVLDAKPGAKIIYGLKDGVTRESLREALETGTVMDTMREITVSAGDAFYIPAGTVHALCAGVVVAEIQQNSDTTYRIYDYDRPGLDGKPRELHIEDSLNVTAYEGAGATSMKTDGAVAGEWLQIAASPYFIVEKGIVNGEWSLSTTPDSFTILVVCEGSGHLTWEGGSQPYSAGECYLLPSTLGAYGIEGHSTVLRSYLP; encoded by the coding sequence ATGACTAAGCCTTATCCTTTAAAATTTCAACCGGAGTTCAAAGAACGCGTATGGGGAGGCCGGGCCCTGGAGAAATTCGGCCTGGAGCTGCCGGAAGGCCACATCGGCGAAGGATGGATGATTGCCGATCATCCCAATGGCACCTCTTCGGTGCTCAATGGCGAGCTTGCCGGACAAGGATTGGATCAGATCCGCGGGCAGTTCGGCCATGAATGGTTCGGCAGCAAGGGCAGCCCGAAGGACGGCGGCCGGTTCCCGCTGCTGATCAAGCTGCTGGACTGCAATGACAATCTGTCTGTACAGGTGCATCCTACGGATGATTACGAAGGATTGCCAAAGGGAGAACTGGGCAAAACAGAAATGTGGTACGTGCTGGACGCCAAACCGGGCGCCAAAATTATCTACGGCCTTAAAGACGGCGTAACCCGCGAAAGTCTGCGTGAGGCGCTGGAGACCGGTACGGTCATGGATACCATGCGGGAAATCACTGTCTCGGCCGGTGACGCCTTCTACATCCCTGCCGGAACTGTCCACGCGCTCTGTGCCGGAGTGGTTGTAGCGGAAATTCAGCAGAACTCGGACACTACATACCGGATTTACGACTATGACCGTCCGGGTCTGGATGGCAAACCGCGTGAGCTTCATATCGAGGATTCGCTTAACGTAACCGCTTATGAAGGCGCAGGCGCAACCTCCATGAAGACAGATGGCGCTGTGGCCGGAGAGTGGCTGCAGATTGCCGCTTCCCCCTACTTTATTGTAGAAAAAGGCATCGTAAACGGGGAATGGAGCCTCTCCACCACACCGGACAGCTTCACTATTCTCGTGGTATGCGAAGGCAGCGGACATCTGACCTGGGAAGGCGGCTCCCAGCCCTATTCGGCCGGAGAATGCTACCTCCTTCCGTCCACCCTGGGCGCTTACGGAATCGAAGGCCACTCCACGGTGCTGCGTTCGTATCTGCCATAA
- a CDS encoding TIGR01212 family radical SAM protein (This family includes YhcC from E. coli K-12, an uncharacterized radical SAM protein.) yields MREHMDTKVFKVMLDAGFTCPNRDGSIAKGGCTFCSARGSGDFAGSRRDDLVTQFNNVRDRQHLKWPNAKYIGYFQAYTNTYAPVGELREYYEVILQQPGVVGLSIATRPDCLPDDVVEYLAELNQRTYLWVEMGLQTIHDSTSELINRAHDTQCYIEAVQKLRRHGIRVCTHIIHGLPQETHEMMLETVSAVANMDVQGIKIHLLHLMRKTPMVKQYEAGLLRFLEQDEYVKLIADSLELLPPEMIVHRLTGDAPRDLLIGPLWSLKKWEVLNAIDDELIARDTWQGKYWRKS; encoded by the coding sequence ATGCGTGAACATATGGACACCAAGGTGTTCAAAGTCATGCTCGATGCCGGCTTTACCTGTCCCAACCGCGACGGTTCCATCGCCAAAGGAGGCTGTACCTTTTGCAGCGCCAGAGGCTCCGGGGATTTCGCCGGCAGCCGCCGCGATGATCTGGTGACCCAGTTCAATAATGTCCGGGACAGACAGCATCTGAAATGGCCGAATGCCAAATATATCGGTTACTTTCAGGCTTATACAAACACGTATGCTCCAGTCGGGGAACTCAGGGAATATTATGAAGTCATTCTGCAGCAGCCGGGCGTAGTCGGCCTGTCCATCGCTACGCGTCCCGACTGCCTCCCTGATGATGTGGTCGAATACCTGGCTGAGCTGAACCAGCGGACCTATCTCTGGGTCGAGATGGGGCTGCAAACCATTCATGACTCCACCTCTGAGCTGATTAACCGGGCACATGATACGCAGTGCTACATTGAAGCTGTCCAGAAGCTTCGCCGTCACGGCATCCGCGTCTGCACCCACATTATTCACGGCCTGCCGCAGGAAACGCATGAAATGATGCTGGAAACTGTGTCAGCGGTGGCGAACATGGACGTGCAGGGCATCAAAATTCATCTGCTGCACCTGATGCGCAAAACGCCGATGGTGAAGCAATATGAAGCCGGCCTCCTGCGTTTTCTGGAGCAGGATGAGTATGTGAAGCTGATCGCCGATTCACTTGAGCTTCTTCCGCCGGAAATGATCGTGCACCGGCTGACCGGCGATGCCCCGCGCGACCTGCTGATCGGTCCGCTGTGGAGCCTTAAGAAATGGGAAGTGCTGAACGCGATTGATGATGAACTGATTGCCCGGGATACCTGGCAGGGTAAATACTGGAGGAAGAGCTAA
- the trmB gene encoding tRNA (guanosine(46)-N7)-methyltransferase TrmB — protein MRLRGRKGIRESLEEQTDLVILDPRSLKGRWSELFGNDHPIHVEFGMGKGQFISRMSFKYPDINFIGVDMYDELIRRAAEKARAVWEPAGQETPPNLRVALANINYAEEVFAPAELERIYLNFSDPWPKSKHARRRLTHPRFLDKYRGLLSPLGEIHLKTDSRSLFEFSLNAFADYGLQMKNISLDLHPDGVMNEEHVMTEYETKFFGRGVNIHRCEAIVGAEALARYQATRLDKYRL, from the coding sequence ATGCGTTTACGCGGAAGAAAAGGAATACGTGAAAGTCTGGAAGAGCAGACCGATCTGGTCATCCTTGATCCACGCAGCCTGAAGGGGCGGTGGTCTGAACTGTTCGGCAACGATCATCCCATCCATGTGGAGTTTGGCATGGGCAAGGGGCAGTTCATCAGCCGGATGAGCTTCAAATATCCCGATATTAACTTTATCGGCGTTGATATGTACGATGAACTGATCCGCCGTGCGGCAGAGAAGGCCCGGGCGGTCTGGGAGCCGGCAGGACAGGAGACGCCGCCTAACCTTAGAGTGGCGCTCGCCAATATTAACTATGCCGAGGAAGTGTTTGCGCCGGCGGAGCTGGAGCGCATTTACCTGAACTTCAGCGATCCATGGCCCAAGAGCAAACATGCGCGCCGCCGCCTGACCCATCCGCGGTTTCTCGACAAATACCGCGGCCTGCTCAGCCCGCTTGGCGAAATTCACCTGAAGACAGATTCGCGCAGCCTGTTTGAGTTTTCACTGAATGCCTTTGCTGACTATGGTCTGCAAATGAAGAATATTTCCCTCGATCTGCATCCGGACGGAGTGATGAACGAGGAGCATGTCATGACTGAATATGAGACCAAATTTTTCGGCCGCGGAGTTAATATTCACCGCTGCGAGGCCATTGTGGGTGCGGAAGCACTGGCGCGCTACCAGGCCACCCGCCTGGATAAGTACCGACTGTAA
- a CDS encoding UDP-N-acetylglucosamine--LPS N-acetylglucosamine transferase, translated as MRKKRVLLLSEGFGAGHTQAAYALSSSLRKLSPNLQTKVLELGSFLNPRLAPLIVSAYRKTVTSQPRLMGYVYRHQKSFNRLTTLALHRIFYTHTQNIMKQLKPDIIVCTHFIPSAVVSRLKRLDPAFKVPLVTVITDYDAHATWISPEVDRYLVSTSEVKTKLRYRSVAAAKIQVTGMPVHPSFWEHPGKADILKQFGLRDMPTVLVMGGGWGMMNDEVINAALAGWRDKLQIIFCLGKNEKLLRGMQENPLYSHPNISLVGFTREIDKLMEISDLLVTKPGGMTCSEGLAKGIPMLFYDPLPGQEEENCRYFTAAGLGEPVSSLKVVDRWMERLLYSYDEVQAKRQSHLDEIARFHPLQSAQSIIDMLE; from the coding sequence TTGCGCAAAAAAAGAGTACTATTGCTGTCGGAAGGTTTCGGCGCAGGGCACACGCAAGCAGCTTACGCTTTGTCGAGCAGCCTGCGCAAATTGTCGCCTAATCTGCAAACCAAGGTGCTGGAGCTTGGGAGCTTTCTGAATCCCAGACTGGCGCCTCTGATTGTATCGGCATACCGGAAGACGGTGACCTCCCAGCCCAGGCTGATGGGGTATGTGTACCGTCACCAGAAATCATTCAATCGTCTTACCACACTTGCCCTGCACCGCATTTTTTATACACATACGCAAAATATTATGAAGCAGCTGAAACCGGATATTATCGTCTGCACCCACTTCATTCCCAGTGCTGTGGTTTCCCGCCTCAAACGGCTGGACCCGGCCTTCAAGGTCCCGCTGGTCACGGTCATCACCGACTACGATGCACATGCCACCTGGATCAGCCCGGAAGTGGACCGGTATCTGGTCTCCACTTCTGAGGTCAAAACCAAGCTGCGCTACCGCAGCGTCGCTGCAGCCAAAATCCAGGTCACCGGCATGCCGGTCCACCCGAGCTTCTGGGAGCATCCGGGCAAAGCGGATATTCTGAAGCAATTCGGCCTGCGGGATATGCCGACCGTGCTGGTTATGGGCGGCGGCTGGGGCATGATGAACGACGAAGTCATCAATGCAGCTTTGGCTGGATGGCGTGATAAGCTCCAGATTATTTTTTGCCTGGGCAAAAATGAGAAGCTGCTGCGCGGGATGCAGGAGAATCCGCTCTACAGCCATCCCAACATCTCCCTGGTCGGCTTCACGCGTGAAATCGACAAGCTGATGGAGATCTCCGATCTGCTGGTCACGAAGCCGGGAGGAATGACCTGCAGCGAAGGCCTCGCCAAGGGGATCCCCATGCTGTTCTATGACCCGCTGCCCGGCCAGGAAGAGGAGAACTGCCGTTATTTCACGGCCGCAGGACTGGGCGAACCGGTATCTTCCCTGAAGGTGGTCGACAGGTGGATGGAACGGCTGCTCTACAGCTATGATGAGGTGCAGGCCAAACGGCAAAGCCATCTGGATGAAATCGCCCGCTTCCATCCCTTGCAGAGCGCCCAGAGCATTATTGATATGCTGGAATAG
- a CDS encoding phosphatase PAP2 family protein, protein MRHLFMKLHLLERRLFKWINGRLHNPFLNFWLFYLTHLGGATSAIGINLLIWALSPQPLRTVGLQALIALAISHLPVAIAKKLYPRVRPYLALPGTNTFHNPLKDHSFPSGHTTAIFASTVPYMVAFPVLTAILLPLACIVGFSRIYLGLHYPSDVVAGAVIGSGVAAGTIALWF, encoded by the coding sequence ATGAGACATTTATTCATGAAATTGCATCTCTTGGAGCGGCGCCTGTTCAAGTGGATCAACGGACGATTGCATAACCCATTCCTGAACTTCTGGCTTTTCTATCTGACCCATCTGGGCGGGGCCACAAGTGCCATCGGCATCAATCTGCTGATCTGGGCGCTGTCTCCCCAGCCTTTGAGAACTGTGGGGCTTCAGGCCCTCATTGCTTTGGCGATCAGTCATCTGCCTGTTGCCATCGCCAAGAAGCTCTACCCGCGGGTGCGGCCGTATCTGGCGCTGCCAGGCACGAATACGTTCCATAATCCGCTCAAGGACCACTCATTTCCTTCAGGCCATACAACAGCTATCTTCGCTTCTACCGTTCCTTATATGGTGGCCTTTCCTGTCCTGACCGCCATACTGCTGCCGCTGGCCTGCATTGTCGGATTTTCGCGGATCTATCTTGGACTGCATTATCCGTCAGACGTTGTTGCAGGTGCGGTTATAGGCTCCGGCGTCGCTGCAGGCACCATTGCCCTGTGGTTCTAA
- a CDS encoding glycosyltransferase family 2 protein encodes MTDALFVTLQVILAAIAVYQFTFSLFGLHKKKNKAQFAPQKSFAVLVAAHNEEEVVGALMENLKQLNYPRELYDVFVICDNCTDGTARIVREHGMNACVRTNTNLRGKGYAIEWMLKELWAMPRQYDAVVMFDADNLAHTEFLTEMNNDLCSGAKVIQGYIDTKNPEDSWITAAYGVSYWYINRLWQLSRHNLNMANFLGGTGMCFETNLLKEMGWGATSLVEDLEFTMRSASKGVYPKFNYDAKVFDEKPLTFKASSRQRLRWMQGHFTVARRYFFPLLWQSIKERSLTKFDLALYGANVYIVLLTFLMTAVMWVDNSMFGGPHIANIYGELPLWLSYFAVGANILTFLLAMALEKVKFKKVYLYLLVFPVYLISWYPITFYAFFTQNNKQWSHTKHTRVVRLEEVQSKQVS; translated from the coding sequence ATGACAGACGCATTGTTTGTTACGCTCCAAGTGATCTTGGCGGCAATTGCAGTCTATCAGTTTACGTTTTCGTTATTCGGACTGCACAAGAAAAAGAACAAGGCACAGTTTGCTCCGCAAAAATCATTTGCTGTACTGGTTGCCGCACACAACGAGGAAGAAGTTGTCGGGGCGCTGATGGAAAATTTGAAACAGCTTAATTATCCCCGGGAACTGTACGATGTATTTGTCATCTGCGACAACTGTACGGATGGAACGGCAAGAATTGTAAGAGAGCACGGCATGAATGCCTGTGTCCGCACCAATACCAATCTGCGCGGCAAGGGATATGCGATTGAATGGATGCTCAAGGAGCTGTGGGCCATGCCGCGGCAGTATGACGCAGTTGTAATGTTCGATGCCGACAACCTTGCCCATACAGAATTCCTGACAGAGATGAACAATGATCTCTGCTCCGGCGCAAAGGTTATTCAAGGCTACATCGATACTAAAAATCCGGAGGATTCCTGGATTACGGCCGCTTATGGCGTATCCTACTGGTACATCAACCGGCTCTGGCAGCTGTCGCGCCATAATCTGAATATGGCGAACTTCCTTGGCGGAACGGGGATGTGTTTCGAAACCAATCTGCTGAAGGAAATGGGATGGGGAGCGACAAGCCTGGTAGAGGATCTGGAGTTTACGATGCGGAGCGCATCCAAGGGCGTCTATCCCAAATTCAATTATGACGCCAAGGTATTCGACGAGAAGCCGCTGACCTTCAAGGCTTCCTCCAGACAGCGTCTGCGCTGGATGCAGGGTCATTTCACAGTAGCGCGGAGATATTTCTTTCCTTTGCTGTGGCAGAGCATAAAAGAACGCAGCCTCACGAAGTTTGACCTGGCACTGTACGGTGCCAATGTCTACATCGTGCTGCTGACCTTCCTGATGACGGCTGTAATGTGGGTCGACAACTCCATGTTCGGAGGTCCGCATATCGCTAATATTTATGGCGAGCTGCCTTTGTGGCTCAGCTATTTTGCAGTCGGCGCCAATATCCTGACCTTCCTGCTCGCAATGGCGCTGGAGAAGGTCAAATTCAAGAAAGTCTACCTGTATTTGCTGGTCTTCCCGGTTTATCTGATTTCCTGGTATCCCATTACGTTCTATGCGTTCTTTACGCAGAACAACAAGCAGTGGAGCCATACAAAGCATACGCGTGTCGTACGGCTTGAGGAAGTTCAGAGCAAGCAGGTTTCCTGA
- the infC gene encoding translation initiation factor IF-3, with amino-acid sequence MINDEIRAKEVRLVGAEGEQIGIKPIREALQMAIDLNLDLVNVAPQAKPPVCRIMDYGKFRYETQKKEKEARKNQKIVDIKEVWFRANIEEHDYQTKFRNVIKFLGEGDKVKCSVRFRGREITHASIGQKILERVKSEVEDISVVERQPKLEGRSMIMILAPKAQ; translated from the coding sequence ATGATCAATGATGAAATTCGGGCCAAAGAAGTTCGGTTGGTTGGAGCGGAAGGCGAGCAAATCGGTATCAAACCGATCCGCGAAGCGTTGCAGATGGCGATTGATCTTAATCTGGACTTAGTCAACGTAGCACCGCAGGCGAAGCCGCCGGTATGCCGCATCATGGATTACGGCAAGTTCCGTTATGAAACACAGAAGAAAGAGAAGGAAGCACGCAAGAACCAGAAGATCGTGGATATCAAGGAAGTCTGGTTCCGTGCCAACATCGAGGAACATGATTATCAGACCAAGTTCCGCAACGTTATCAAGTTTCTGGGCGAAGGCGACAAAGTGAAATGCTCTGTCCGCTTCCGCGGACGTGAGATTACCCACGCCAGCATCGGCCAGAAGATTTTGGAACGTGTAAAGAGCGAAGTGGAAGATATCTCTGTTGTGGAGCGCCAGCCCAAGCTGGAAGGACGCAGCATGATTATGATCCTGGCTCCCAAAGCCCAATAA
- the rpmI gene encoding 50S ribosomal protein L35, whose amino-acid sequence MPKMKTHSSLKGRFKITGSGKVLRYKAHKNHLLSHKSKRAKRVLNTNPVMAPGDVRRLKQGLANLK is encoded by the coding sequence ATGCCTAAAATGAAAACCCACAGCAGTCTGAAAGGCCGTTTCAAGATTACCGGATCCGGCAAAGTACTGCGTTACAAAGCTCACAAGAACCACTTGCTTTCCCACAAATCCAAACGCGCAAAACGCGTATTGAACACCAATCCGGTTATGGCCCCTGGGGATGTAAGACGCTTGAAACAAGGACTCGCTAACTTGAAATAG
- the rplT gene encoding 50S ribosomal protein L20, protein MARVKGGFVVRRRHKKVLKLARGYFGSKHRIFKTANEQVMKSMLYAYRDRRQTKRNFRKLWIVRINAAARLNGLSYSKLVFGLKLAGVEVNRKMLADLAVNDLNAFNSLAVVAKEKINA, encoded by the coding sequence ATGGCAAGAGTTAAAGGCGGATTTGTAGTTCGTCGTAGACATAAAAAAGTATTGAAACTGGCAAGAGGTTATTTTGGTTCCAAGCACCGCATTTTCAAAACTGCCAACGAGCAGGTAATGAAATCGATGCTGTACGCATACCGTGACCGTCGTCAGACTAAACGTAACTTCCGCAAACTGTGGATCGTTCGTATCAACGCTGCAGCCCGTTTGAACGGTCTTTCCTACAGCAAGCTGGTATTCGGCCTGAAACTGGCTGGCGTAGAAGTGAACCGCAAGATGCTGGCTGACCTGGCAGTAAACGACCTTAACGCATTCAACTCCCTGGCTGTTGTAGCCAAAGAGAAGATCAACGCGTAA
- a CDS encoding acyl-CoA thioesterase gives MDDQNQPQAAPDFRYCRESRVFKTSRVFPNDVNNHKTLFGGKLMSTIDEVASISAMRHCRTNVVTASADSVDFLLPIRPTDSVCFESFVSWTGRTSIEVFVKIISENLYTGERAVAATSFLTFVAVHEDGTPAPVPAVVAETDEEKLISASADQRSELRKIRRTSSKLLASQLSTTKYWE, from the coding sequence ATGGATGATCAAAACCAACCCCAAGCTGCACCCGACTTCAGATACTGCCGGGAATCCCGCGTGTTCAAGACAAGCCGTGTATTCCCGAATGATGTCAATAATCATAAGACGCTGTTCGGCGGCAAGCTGATGAGTACGATTGACGAAGTGGCCTCCATCTCTGCAATGCGCCACTGCCGCACGAATGTCGTAACCGCCTCAGCGGACTCTGTTGACTTTCTCCTGCCCATAAGACCCACTGATTCTGTGTGTTTCGAATCCTTCGTTTCCTGGACAGGCAGAACCAGCATTGAAGTCTTTGTCAAAATCATCTCGGAAAACCTGTACACCGGCGAACGCGCAGTTGCCGCCACATCCTTCCTCACCTTCGTAGCCGTCCATGAAGACGGCACCCCGGCTCCGGTACCCGCGGTCGTTGCCGAGACCGATGAAGAGAAGCTCATCAGTGCCTCAGCAGACCAGCGTTCCGAGCTGCGCAAGATCAGAAGAACAAGCAGCAAATTGCTGGCATCTCAACTGAGTACAACAAAATACTGGGAGTAA
- a CDS encoding BMP family protein — MKKLYQLSLVMLLAFTVILAGCGNNNNNSGNAGGKNAGTATNAPAEATAAPTDAPKTDVKVGMVTDVGGVNDKSFNQSAWEALQALEKETGIDIKYLQSKSNADYEPNLNQFVKGGYNLTWGIGFDLGDAIKKVATENPNANLAIIDSVVDAPNVESVTFSENEGSFLVGVVAGLTTKTNKVGFIGGMESPVIKRFEVGFKAGVEAVNPKATVKITYAGAYDKPDIGKSLAATLYNDGNDIIFPAAGATGNGVFNEAKSRNKAGGAKVWVIGVDKDQSLEFGDDVTLTSMIKRVDEAVKKVSQQVVDGTFKGGTTTVLGLKDNGVGLPETSKANVSADILAKVDEYTKQIIDGTIKVPSE, encoded by the coding sequence ATGAAAAAGCTTTACCAACTTTCTCTTGTTATGTTGCTGGCATTTACTGTCATTCTGGCAGGCTGCGGAAACAATAACAACAACTCCGGCAACGCAGGAGGCAAAAACGCCGGAACAGCAACCAATGCGCCAGCGGAAGCAACAGCAGCGCCAACGGATGCTCCGAAAACCGACGTTAAAGTAGGTATGGTTACCGACGTAGGCGGCGTAAATGACAAATCGTTTAACCAATCTGCTTGGGAAGCTCTGCAGGCTCTTGAAAAGGAAACCGGCATTGATATCAAGTATCTGCAAAGTAAATCCAATGCAGACTACGAGCCGAACCTGAACCAATTCGTTAAAGGCGGCTACAACCTGACTTGGGGTATCGGTTTTGACCTTGGCGATGCTATTAAGAAGGTTGCTACTGAGAATCCGAATGCCAACCTTGCAATCATCGACAGCGTGGTAGATGCTCCTAACGTTGAATCCGTAACTTTCTCCGAGAATGAAGGTTCCTTCCTGGTTGGTGTGGTTGCAGGTCTGACTACAAAAACCAACAAAGTAGGCTTCATCGGCGGTATGGAAAGCCCGGTTATCAAACGTTTTGAAGTTGGCTTCAAGGCTGGCGTAGAAGCTGTTAACCCTAAGGCAACAGTGAAAATCACATACGCTGGTGCGTATGACAAGCCAGACATTGGTAAGTCTCTGGCTGCAACCCTGTACAATGATGGCAATGACATCATCTTCCCTGCTGCAGGCGCAACTGGCAACGGTGTATTCAACGAAGCTAAATCCCGCAACAAAGCAGGCGGCGCTAAAGTTTGGGTAATCGGTGTAGACAAAGACCAATCCCTGGAGTTTGGCGATGATGTAACACTGACTTCCATGATCAAACGTGTAGACGAAGCGGTTAAGAAAGTTTCCCAGCAGGTTGTTGACGGAACCTTCAAAGGCGGCACTACAACTGTACTGGGTCTGAAAGACAACGGCGTAGGCCTTCCTGAAACTTCCAAGGCTAACGTATCCGCTGATATTCTTGCCAAGGTTGACGAATACACCAAACAAATCATCGATGGAACAATCAAAGTTCCTTCCGAGTAA